CTTCTCGCAGGCAAAGTAAGCCTGGATGACTAAGCCCTCAGGGAAGCCCAGTGCTTTTAACtggaacacaacacacatgttAGCGTTACACACAGAATGCAGCTGTGTCTGAGAGTCACTGGCAAGggcacacactaacacatacaTGTCAACACATCACAGGATATGtggatttattcatttgttaCCAGATTAACCAAGTGGTCAACTTGGTAAAGTTGCTTGTGTTGCATCACTGTCTGTACATTGCTCTGTGGACTTCTTGACTGAATCATTCCACACCATATAGTGGCAgaattaaaaatacacaaatactcACCTTCAGTTCACAAAACAATACCCCAAAACTGAGTTACCAAGAATGTTGCCTTATCTAGCCCTTTAAATCTctatttttgatattttctgttATGCATTATTTTAAGTAATTATGTATAAGTAGGAAAACATCAGTCATGATTCTGATGAGCCGACAGTGAATGCTTCCTcattctgcagcagcttgtgAGAACACCATAGATCGATTgaacatttaaatgttaaaaatgtgtgctCAGACTGGTTTGGTGAACccaacattttgctgaaaaagaaaataaatattctaTGATGAATTGTGTACTTTGGCTATTTGACTATTAATGAGGCAATTTTTACCAGAAGTTGAGCAATTATACAGACAACAAGACAATTTAGAGGGACTTAATACAGACACTGCTAACTGACCCTCTCAATGGCCTCCTTCTCCTGCGGGGTGACCTGGATGTAATTGGTGTGTGGAGACCCTTGGGCCTCAGCGCCCTCCCCTCCTGTGTCTCCACCTCGTGGCTCATTCAGCATTTGCACAAAACGTTCCTGGTGCTGCGTGATTTGCTGTAAGTAATACATACAAACAATATACTACCATACAGCTAATATACAGGTTCCCAGTTCCTAGCAAAAATGACACAGAAGAAATGATTCCGATTATAGATCGACTACACATTCAAAAGctatacagtacacacagtaaacacGGTTGTGTCAAATGTATTTGGTCAGACTTTTGTAGCAGAACTACATCATTCACTAtctaaaaacataatttcaatGAATACGTATTTGCTATGTATCTGCACTAAATGGATATATTCTGTAGAACATCACTTTCTTATTGAGTATTGATGCTTTCATCACAGCATTTTCCAGCAGACTCCAATTTCTGGCACTTTCACAGTGAAGGATTACATccaaatacagtacatttcaaaTGCTCTACCTTTTTGAACCAattaaaaaagttttaaaatgtttgcacaTGAGTTACATACCCTATATTTACTCAATATTCAATGTTGAGACAGTCTTTGAAAAAAGTTTCTCTTTCCTGGCCTCACAGACTTCTGCTCTGACAGCTCCGTTTTTTAAATATcttacaaacagaaaaacagacaaactttATTTCCAGACATAACCCCACTGTAGTGCAGTGAGCATGGCTTTAGCTGGTGTGgtacctgcagcagctgtgggtTGTCTCTGCCCAgttgctgcagcagagctggtAGGAGAGCTGGGTTCTGCTGGATTATCTGCCTCATCTGCTGGAACTGAGGCTGGTTCCTCAGGAACTCCAGAGGGTTCCCTGTAGAGACAGAGCCTccaccagcagagggaggctgGCTGCTAGACACCGGCCCTGCTGGGGAGGGGACAGGCTgattactgctgctgttgttgtttagtgtgataaaagtacattttcaggGAGACAGCTGATTGACAAAAtaaccagacaggaagtctgtaGTTCAGTGAAATTAATACCTGAAAAAATCAAGGTACTTAACCAGTTTGAAGCTAGaatcaaataaaaatccacTACTGCCAGGAAGCGATCCTGCAAATTCACCCACTGGGGTACTGCAGTCGCTCATCGGGACCCCGGGAATCTGGGAGCCGATGGGCAGAGCCTACATTCCCCACAAGGAACGCGCTTCAATTCctttagcagttttttttcccacaaagaaacttcaacaaaaaaaggtttaaaaagaAACAGCCGGCAGCCAGTCCCAAAATCTAGCTAAATATTGTTAGTCGACACAAATCAGATGAAAATGTAAATCTTTACTGTGTtgtctgtcattttttcttcctcctcttcaaaaatgtttaaaagatgttttacaTTCACTAACTTTGTCAGCAGCACCGTAACAGTAGTAATAACCTTTAATGGCCTGTTATCTAACCAACTATTGAGTAATATTTGCTAAGACGTCTGTGTGGCTTTCCTACCCATAGTTGGTTATTCAAAATAAAGCCTAAATCTTTCCATACTCTTACCTTTTCACCCTAAATGAAATCATCCTAAATCAAAAGGAGTATAATGTCCATTTTTGACGAAAGAGGATAGGAGTCACAGGTGTGTCCACTGCATCTGAAGAGCCAACACACAGTTGTGTTCTTTGCTGTTCAGTTGTTACCTGATGACAACTGAATAAAGCTCTAGACAACCCCAATTCCACAAaggttgggacgctgtgtaaaacataaataaaacagaaagtggtAATTTGTTAATCCCTTTTAACAtatactgaactgaaaacaatacaaaaacactatatttaatgttttacctcatcaacgTCATTGattttggtaaaaaaaatgcttatcCTAATAGTatcgtgattgggtatgaaaggggcatccttgaAAGGGTCAGTCGTTCAAGCAAAGATGAAGggagttcaccactttgtgaaacatgtgattgtataaaggatattacttcatgagctcaggaacactaaAACCGTTCTCAGTAAACACAGATCATTTACAAatgatcatattctgtttttatttacatttcacagtgtcccagcttttgTCCCAGGGATGAGGGATGTGctagctgcagcagcctgaggCCTATGTTTGACCAGTGAGCCACATTCAGCACTGCACCCCACCCTGAAAGCTCCTGGGCCGTGTACAAGTACTTCCCCCAAAGCGAGGAATTTTTGGGTTCCACTGTGGCTGAGGAATTCAGTGTAGAACCATAGTTCCTCTGGTGGAACTGGCGGTTTTCCAGTTCGTAAGAAACTTTCCTGCGGTGGAAACGAGCGATAAAACAACCTCACAATCAGCCTAAGTAGGTGTCAGACCTCACAAAATAGTATAAAAAGAAGTAATAAACATGTGCTCTTACTGTTTGAGGCTGCTGGCGGCTGCCGTGGTTGTTGTTCAGTAGGGGGGGAGGGGTTGGATGGAGCAGTGTGTCTGACTGGCTCCTGAGGTGGAGGATCACTGGCCTCTGCTGGAATGCCCTGCAGTACATACATATTTACTACACGCTAGAATACAGTGGCAGACAGGGCTCGAAATGAAGCACGCAGGCTGGTTAAATCCTCACCATGAGCAGATACTCCACTGCTCGGTCTGGGTTGTTGTAACTGGCTCTGAGTGCAGCGACTACCTGCTCCCGCTCATAACCCATGGACATAATCTCTGACACCAGGTTCTCGTAAGCTGGACCTGTCACTGTGGAAACAAtagaagagagaggaggttgATGTCTTAGACACGctaaatattattattttcagaataaCTTAACTAATCAGAGCGGCCATCAATTGGTATGCAGGTGGTATGACACATGAtttaatacaataaatatatgtatGATTACATGAAAGCACCCCAGACTACTGGGACCCAAGTTCAATTGAGTGTAATAAGATGAATTTCATCGACGGGAGATTGTGTGAATGTGCTCTGTTATCCCCATTTGGACAATTCATCGCGTTGAATTGAGACTAAGAAGACACAGAAAGGACAGGGTTGTTGGAGAGAGATCTGAGAGGCAGTGTGGTGCAGGGAGGAGGAGTCTGTGACAGTCTTCTCATCCAGTGTGGCCATACTTTATCTTCAGATGTGGTTAAATGACATATCATACAAACTACTTAATTTGAAGCATATTGAGGCCTTTATGTTCAAAGAAAGCTTAAATTACTTGTATGAGTAAGTTGTGCTGATTCTAGCAGTGCGTGTAgaatttctgtgtgttttggtgtggCTGTTATCACACTGAGAAAAAGGGGTGCAGGGGTTTGATCTCTATTTATCAGGCTCtgaagattaaaacaaaagggaaaaagcaAAGTGTAATGACCAGGACAGtggtattttttcatttatgaaAGGGAGGAAAAATCACAGATGTATCACCCAGTATTGACGCTGCTTCTTCAAGGAGACCCAGTTCATCAACGAGGCTTGAGAgaagtcaaaaaagaaaaaagactgagTGAATCGACATTGTAAGTCCAAAGCAATTAGAGTAAGCATCTGTTTTACCAAACTCAAGACAAGAAGTCTATTGAGTTCTGTCAAGCTGTATAACTATTGCTGATTTGAGATATATACCAATGTCAAAATGCCAACATGCTCATAGCAACAATGCTAACTTGCTAATGTTTAGCATTAACAATGTTagccatgttcaccatctttatttagcattttagcaatactagaaataaacagaaagtgcagctgagtctgatgggaatgtcattagctttgcaggtcataaaacaaagtattggacaaattaaaatgttgacctgatggcgGAGGGGTCaacaaagttattacaattaatTATCAGTGGAATGCAGCATTAATATAACTGTAATtcttcaaatacattttagtctggaccaaagcggtggaccagctgacagacagagcaaCAGTGTCATAACACTGTCATGTTATGACATTTTAATCAGGGTTCTTGGACAACCAGAGTTAAACTCTCAGTGTACATAGGTGTTCACCAACCTGGAAGCAGAGGAGTGGACTGGTACAGCTGCAGATGGTTGATTCTCTGGGTCTTCCCTTGGCTTCTCTTCTGGCTGGGCAGTAGAAGGGGGGCAGTGTGCAGGGGCTGAGGTCAGGGCTGTCCgaacagcttcagcagcaggaactgGAGCAGAGGCTAACGCAGCGGCTTCAGCTGAGGCTGGAGCTGGGTCTGGGCCTGTGTTTGAGtccagagctgctgttgctttAACAGAAGCCACTGGGGTGTTTTCTGGGACTGGGGGCGGGGATTCAGAGGGAGGCACTGACTGTGGGGCAGGTGTGAGTGCAGATTCTGTATGCGTAGGTGTGAAGGGCACTTGTGTTGGGCCAGAGGCCGGTGCTGGGCCTGAGTCTGAGGGTGGTTCTGGAGTTGCAGCTGGTTGGAGGGTTGGCTTAGGTGCTGCTTGTGGAGGAGGGGCTGGTTTAGGCTAAAAAGGCATGTGAAAATTGATCATTAGTAGTGTGGAAGTGATGACAAAACAAGTAGCAGcactttaattttcatttcactCACCTAGACCCAGCTGTTTAGTTGCCTAGAGTAAGCTCCAGTTATGTTTCTATATCAGTAGCATCGTAACTCAACTAAAAGCTGGTATTCAAATTATGGCTGAACAAATTCAAGCTAATTGCTTATAACCGGCCAggtgaaaaacactgaagaggTTAGAATTACCTGCACTATGATGCCTCACATGGTCTATTCAGTACAATGTACATCTCCATGTCTTACTGTCACAGGCTGTCATCTGTCATTTTGCCGGGATACAGACCCATGAGAGCGGGGTCCTGCAGATAATAATGTGACTCTTTTGCTGAGCCTGTGATGGACAATGAGTATTATATCTCATCCTTGAAGCATTTGGGTTAAACTTCTGTCTGTAAGTATTTGTTAACTTAAATGAAGTAAAGAAAGGGATGCCAGACCCAGCTCCATGTTATTTCTCCGTGATCAGAGACATTTAATTTAGAAATGTTAGGAATGTTTTCAGCTTCCTGCTCCTTCGACTCATTCTCTCAGCTGTATTTCTAcctctgtttctgctgaagaATTCACTGACgatgtaaattattttattattatattataattttgCTA
This DNA window, taken from Chelmon rostratus isolate fCheRos1 chromosome 4, fCheRos1.pri, whole genome shotgun sequence, encodes the following:
- the rad23ab gene encoding RAD23 homolog A, nucleotide excision repair protein b isoform X1 — translated: MLTITLKTLQQQTFKIAIDPELTVEALKEKIEEDRGKDAFPAAGQKLIYAGKILNDDTPLKEYKIDEKNFVVVMVTKPKPAPPPQAAPKPTLQPAATPEPPSDSGPAPASGPTQVPFTPTHTESALTPAPQSVPPSESPPPVPENTPVASVKATAALDSNTGPDPAPASAEAAALASAPVPAAEAVRTALTSAPAHCPPSTAQPEEKPREDPENQPSAAVPVHSSASSLVDELGLLEEAASILVTGPAYENLVSEIMSMGYEREQVVAALRASYNNPDRAVEYLLMGIPAEASDPPPQEPVRHTAPSNPSPPTEQQPRQPPAASNTGPVSSSQPPSAGGGSVSTGNPLEFLRNQPQFQQMRQIIQQNPALLPALLQQLGRDNPQLLQQITQHQERFVQMLNEPRGGDTGGEGAEAQGSPHTNYIQVTPQEKEAIERLKALGFPEGLVIQAYFACEKNENLAANFLLQQTWDDE
- the rad23ab gene encoding RAD23 homolog A, nucleotide excision repair protein b isoform X2; this translates as MLTITLKTLQQQTFKIAIDPELTVEALKEKIEEDRGKDAFPAAGQKLIYAGKILNDDTPLKEYKIDEKNFVVVMVTKPKPAPPPQAAPKPTLQPAATPEPPSDSGPAPASGPTQVPFTPTHTESALTPAPQSVPPSESPPPVPENTPVASVKATAALDSNTGPDPAPASAEAAALASAPVPAAEAVRTALTSAPAHCPPSTAQPEEKPREDPENQPSAAVPVHSSASSLVDELGLLEEAASILVTGPAYENLVSEIMSMGYEREQVVAALRASYNNPDRAVEYLLMGIPAEASDPPPQEPVRHTAPSNPSPPTEQQPRQPPAASNRPVSSSQPPSAGGGSVSTGNPLEFLRNQPQFQQMRQIIQQNPALLPALLQQLGRDNPQLLQQITQHQERFVQMLNEPRGGDTGGEGAEAQGSPHTNYIQVTPQEKEAIERLKALGFPEGLVIQAYFACEKNENLAANFLLQQTWDDE